The following coding sequences are from one Polyodon spathula isolate WHYD16114869_AA chromosome 7, ASM1765450v1, whole genome shotgun sequence window:
- the LOC121318228 gene encoding hepatocyte growth factor receptor-like isoform X1 → MKPHLLNAVFCLIILLSSVLESQEQCEEAMRNSEMNLTVKYDLPTFVADAAIQNLVVFNNHVYVGAVNTMYMLTKNLEKLSEYKTGPELESPDCSPCEDCSNKVNSSASVWKDNINLELLVETYYDDELFSCGTGSSGVCHRYVLQTDNPEDRESDRTCMYSPGTEEESQGCPDCIASPSGTKVVSIVNKGFVKFFVGNTVSPSVPQQPLHHTLSVRQMKETQDGFRFFSDQSYMDVIPELRDKYDIEYVHAFESDSYVYFMTVQKESHDSQSYHTRIVRVCSSDPELRRYVEMPLECIVTEKRRKRSKQTEVFNVIQAAYVSKPGAALAEEMGLSVDEDILFGVFAQSKPDSPEPSNKSAVCAISIKAVNTFINSMIQNCYTKHPYHFLGYDKKFCYNPSSSDELSCRGKHGEGYRLEVTTTMQRLDLFLGQFRNMLLTSITVFAEGELTVANLGTSKGRVMQVVISRSRKRTPHVNFQLDTVPVSPEVALVSASQPDGFALFVTGNKITRVPLAGPGCDHFRSCSSCLLAPHFMRCGWCHNQCSRAQECGAGAQEACPPSIFQFSPLSAPLDGGTKLTVCGWDFGFNKTGIFDSSKMSVEVGGSLCKMDTRASNSNSLVCTLGAVNRAHMNTVAKVYSGEQATQKRGFSYVKPTIKEIFPIFGPKSGGTMLTVRGAYLDCGNTREVTIGKAVCTLQSVSDTMLKCTTPAQTTPSKYPVKLKIDSSVLEVAIPYTYNEDPIVSDIQPSRSFISGGGTVAAHGVNLNLAHLPQMVIAVPHEGKEFQVECTPGDNKHIILCTTPSLKDLQRHPPILTKVSFALDGFSSRHFDFVYVEDPKFEMFEKPKVNSKGNKYILEIKVSNVDSEAVQGEVLKVSNRSCENIRLVANTIVCTIPTELLEVNNEVQVEWKQDVSSVALGKVMLAKEQEYTGLVAGVVSVTILILLVFTAFMWMRKKKQVEDLDEAMVWYEGRAHIPHLDMLANARSVSPTNEMVSHESVDYRTTLLDDQGQNLSQTESCRHPQYSHSGLSAIQSSGDTDLASPLLLSNVHININSLDPELLKAVQHVVIARDDLILHVNKVIGRGHFGCVFHGTLLDKDSMKIHCAVKSLNRITDIEEVAQFLKEGIIMKDFSHPNVLSLLGICLPSEGSPLVVLPYMKHGDLRNFIRDEAHNPTVKDLIGFGLQVAKGMEYLASKKFVHRDLAARNCMLDEKYTVKVADFGLARDVYDKEYYSVHNKNGVKLPVKWMALESLQIHKFTTKSDVVKQYFLYIWSFGVLLWELMTRGAPPYSDVNSFEITVFLLQGRRLLQPEFCPDSLYNVMIECWHPNPERRPTFSALVSRISSIFSSFSGEHYILLNSSYVNIDRLTPYPSIKSSQNDLNDQELCT, encoded by the exons ATGAAACCTCACCTGTTGAatgctgttttctgtttaatcATCTTGTTGAGTTCGGTGCTGGAGAGTCAAGAACAATGCGAAGAAGCAATGAGGAATTCAGAGATGAACTTGACTGTGAAGTACGACCTCCCCACCTTTGTGGCAGATGCAGCTATACAAAATCTTGTTGTATTCAACAACCATGTGTATGTAGGAGCAGTAAACACAATGTATATGTTGACTAAAAACTTGGAAAAGCTCTCTGAGTACAAGACTGGACCTGAGTTGGAAAGCCCTGATTGTTCACCCTGTGAAGATTGTTCAAATAAAGTAAATTCCTCTGCAAGTGTTTGGAAAGATAACATTAATTTGGAGCTGCTTGTTGAAACATACTATGATGACGAACTCTTTAGCTGCGGCACAGGTAGCAGTGGTGTTTGCCATCGGTATGTTCTGCAAACAGACAACCCTGAAGATAGAGAAAGTGACAGGACATGTATGTACTCTCCTGGAACAGAAGAGGAGTCTCAAGGATGCCCAGACTGTATAGCAAGTCCTTCAGGGACTAAAGTTGTGAGCATTGTAAATAAAGGGTTTGTGAAATTTTTTGTAGGCAATACAGTCAGCCCCTCAGTTCCTCAACAACCTTTACACCATACATTATCTGTGAGACAAATGAAAGAAACTCAAGATGGATTCCGTTTTTTCTCTGACCAGTCTTACATGGATGTTATACCAGAACTAAGGGACAAGTATGACATTGAATATGTTCATGCATTCGAAAGTGATTCCTATGTTTACTTTATGACGGTACAGAAAGAATCGCACGATTCTCAGTCCTACCACACCAGAATCGTCCGGGTTTGCTCTTCTGACCCAGAGCTGCGGCGCTATGTGGAAATGCCGCTGGAATGCATTGTAACTGAAAAGCGAAGAAAGCGCTCAAAGCAGACGGAGGTTTTTAATGTTATACAGGCTGCGTACGTCAGTAAGCCCGGAGCAGCTCTTGCAGAGGAAATGGGTCTTTCTGTGGATGAGGATATATTATTTGGTGTCTTTGCACAAAGTAAACCAGATTCTCCTGAGCCCTCCAACAAGTCAGCTGTCTGTGCAATATCCATTAAAGCTGTTAATACATTCATCAATAGCATGATTCAAAACTGTTACACGAAGCATCCTTACCATTTCCTTGGATATGATAAGAAGTTCTGTTACAATCCG AGTTCATCAGATGAACTGTCATGCCGTGGAAAACATGGAGAAGGATACCGTCTCGAAGTAACAACAACCATGCAGCGCCTTGACCTTTTCCTGGGGCAGTTCAGAAATATGTTGCTGACCTCAATTACAGTCTTTGCTGAAGGGGAACTGACTGTTGCCAATCTAGGGACTTCCAAAGGCAGAGTAATGCAG gttgtGATTTCTCGCTCAAGAAAAAGAACTCCTCATGTTAATTTTCAGTTGGACACAGTGCCAGTCTCTCCTGAAGTGGCTCTTGTATCTGCTTCACAGCCGGATGGTTTTGCATTGTTCGTTACAGGAAACAAG ATTACCAGAGTTCCCTTGGCCGGACCAGGTTGTGATCACTTTAGGTCCTGCAGCTCGTGTTTGTTGGCCCCCCACTTCATGCGGTGTGGATGGTGCCATAACCAGTGTTCAAGAGCACAGGAGTGTGGGGCAGGGGCACAGGAAGCCTGCCCTCCTAGCATCTTCCAG TTTTCCCCATTAAGTGCCCCCTTAGATGGTGGAACAAAGCTGACAGTCTGTGGATGGGATTTTGGTTTCAATAAAACTGGAATATTTGACTCAAGTAAAATGAGCGTTGAAGTAGGTGGGTCTCTGTGCAAAATGGACACAAGAGCCAGCAACAGTAATAG TTTGGTATGTACACTTGGAGCAGTAAACAGAGCCCACATGAATACTGTAGCTAAAGTGTACAGTGGGGAACAAGCAACACAAAAAAGAGGGTTCTCATATGTG AAACCAACAATCAAAGAAATCTTTCCAATCTTTGGGCCTAAATCTGGAGGAACGATGCTAACTGTAAGAGGAGCATACTTAGATTGTGGAAATACAAGAGAAGTCACTATTGGAAAGGCTGTGTGCACCTTACAAAG TGTCTCGGATACCATGTTAAAGTGTACGACTCCAGCACAGACGACACCATCGAAATACCCTGTTAAATTGAAAATTGATTCGTCTGTGCTTGAAGTTGCCATTCCCTACACATACAACGAGGATCCCATTGTTTCTGACATCCAGCCGTCCAGATCTTTCATCAG TGGAGGAGGCACGGTTGCAGCACATGGAGTTAATTTGAACTTGGCGCATTTACCGCAGATGGTCATTGCTGTACCGCATGAAGGAAAGGAATTTCAAGTG gaATGCACTCCGGGAGACAATAAGCATATCATCCTCTGTACAACTCCCTCCCTGAAAGACTTGCAGCGTCACCCACCGATATTGACAAAAGTTTCCTTTGCCTTGGATGGATTTTCTTCAAGGCACTTTGATTTTGTGTACGTGGAGGATCCAAAgtttgaaatgtttgaaaaaccGAAAGTTAACTCTAAaggcaataaatatattttagaaataaag GTAAGTAATGTTGACTCTGAGGCTGTACAAGGTGAAGTGCTTAAAGTGAGCAACAGAAGCTGTGAAAATATCCGTCTGGTTGCAAACACAATAGTGTGCACCATTCCCACGGAGCTCTTGGAAGTCAATAATGAGGTACAAGTTGAG TGGAAGCAAGACGTTTCGTCAGTTGCGCTTGGAAAAGTAATGCTTGCCAAAGAACAAGAATACACAGGCCTTGTTGCAGGAGTGGTGTCTGTTACCATTTTAATTCTCCTGGTGTTCACAGCCTTCATGTGGATGAGGAAGAAGAAACAAGTTGAAG ATTTGGATGAAGCTATGGTTTGGTATGAAGGAAGAGCACATATTCCACACCTGGACATGCTGGCAAATGCAAGAAGTGTCAGTCCAACCAATGAAATGGTCTCCCATGAATCTGTGGATTACAGAACTACCTTGCTAGACG ATCAGGGCCAAAATCTGTCCCAGACTGAGTCATGCCGACACCCCCAGTACAGCCATTCAGGTTTGTCGGCTATACAGTCCAGTGGAGATACTGACCTGGCTTCTCCGCTGCTTCTGTCCAACGTTCACATCAATATCAACAGCCTGGACCCAGAGCTGCTCAAAGCAGTGCAGCACGTTGTTATTGCACGAGATGACCTAATTCTGCACGTCAATAAAGTGATAGGAAGAG GACACTTTGGCTGCGTTTTTCATGGAACACTTTTGGATAAAGACAGCATGAAAATTCACTGTGCAGTGAAATCCCTTAACA GGATTACAGACATCGAGGAGGTAGCACAGTTCCTAAAAGAAGGAATCATCATGAAAGATTTCAGCCATCCTAACGTCCTTTCTTTATTGGGCATCTGTCTTCCAAGTGAAGGCTCTCCACTAGTTGTTCTGCCATACATGAAACATGGAGATCTTAGAAACTTCATTAGGGACGAGGCTCAC AACCCAACAGTGAAAGATCTCATAGGGTTTGGGCTACAGGTAGCAAAAGGAATGGAATATCTAGCCAGCAAAAAGTTTGTCCATAGAGATCTAGCTGCCAGGAACTGCAT GTTGGATGAAAAATACACTGTTAAAGTGGCTGATTTTGGTCTTGCGAGGGATGTCTATGATAAGGAATATTACAGCGTGCACAATAAAAACGGAGTCAAATTGCCTGTGAAGTGGATGGCACTGGAGAGCTTACAGATACACAAATTTACTACAAAATCTGATGTGGTAAAACAGTACTTTCTAtacatt TGGTCTTTTGGAGTTTTGCTATGGGAGCTGATGACAAGAGGGGCCCCACCTTACTCAGATGTCAATTCTTTTGAAATTACTGTATTTCTGCTGCAAGGAAGGCGCCTTCTTCAGCCAGAATTCTGCCCTGACTCACT atacaATGTGATGATTGAATGCTGGCATCCTAATCCAGAACGGCGGCCGACATTCTCAGCACTAGTTTCCAGAATATCTTCTATCTTCTCCAGTTTTAGTGGGGAACACTACATCCTTTTAAATAGCAGCTATGTTAACATTGATAGACTTACTCCATACCCTTCTATTAAGTCATCCCAGAATGATCTAAATGACCAAGAACTGTGCACATGA
- the LOC121318228 gene encoding hepatocyte growth factor receptor-like isoform X2 has protein sequence MKPHLLNAVFCLIILLSSVLESQEQCEEAMRNSEMNLTVKYDLPTFVADAAIQNLVVFNNHVYVGAVNTMYMLTKNLEKLSEYKTGPELESPDCSPCEDCSNKVNSSASVWKDNINLELLVETYYDDELFSCGTGSSGVCHRYVLQTDNPEDRESDRTCMYSPGTEEESQGCPDCIASPSGTKVVSIVNKGFVKFFVGNTVSPSVPQQPLHHTLSVRQMKETQDGFRFFSDQSYMDVIPELRDKYDIEYVHAFESDSYVYFMTVQKESHDSQSYHTRIVRVCSSDPELRRYVEMPLECIVTEKRRKRSKQTEVFNVIQAAYVSKPGAALAEEMGLSVDEDILFGVFAQSKPDSPEPSNKSAVCAISIKAVNTFINSMIQNCYTKHPYHFLGYDKKFCYNPSSSDELSCRGKHGEGYRLEVTTTMQRLDLFLGQFRNMLLTSITVFAEGELTVANLGTSKGRVMQVVISRSRKRTPHVNFQLDTVPVSPEVALVSASQPDGFALFVTGNKITRVPLAGPGCDHFRSCSSCLLAPHFMRCGWCHNQCSRAQECGAGAQEACPPSIFQFSPLSAPLDGGTKLTVCGWDFGFNKTGIFDSSKMSVEVGGSLCKMDTRASNSNSLVCTLGAVNRAHMNTVAKVYSGEQATQKRGFSYVKPTIKEIFPIFGPKSGGTMLTVRGAYLDCGNTREVTIGKAVCTLQSVSDTMLKCTTPAQTTPSKYPVKLKIDSSVLEVAIPYTYNEDPIVSDIQPSRSFISGGGTVAAHGVNLNLAHLPQMVIAVPHEGKEFQVECTPGDNKHIILCTTPSLKDLQRHPPILTKVSFALDGFSSRHFDFVYVEDPKFEMFEKPKVNSKGNKYILEIKVSNVDSEAVQGEVLKVSNRSCENIRLVANTIVCTIPTELLEVNNEVQVEWKQDVSSVALGKVMLAKEQEYTGLVAGVVSVTILILLVFTAFMWMRKKKQVEDLDEAMVWYEGRAHIPHLDMLANARSVSPTNEMVSHESVDYRTTLLDDQGQNLSQTESCRHPQYSHSGLSAIQSSGDTDLASPLLLSNVHININSLDPELLKAVQHVVIARDDLILHVNKVIGRGHFGCVFHGTLLDKDSMKIHCAVKSLNRITDIEEVAQFLKEGIIMKDFSHPNVLSLLGICLPSEGSPLVVLPYMKHGDLRNFIRDEAHNPTVKDLIGFGLQVAKGMEYLASKKFVHRDLAARNCMLDEKYTVKVADFGLARDVYDKEYYSVHNKNGVKLPVKWMALESLQIHKFTTKSDVWSFGVLLWELMTRGAPPYSDVNSFEITVFLLQGRRLLQPEFCPDSLYNVMIECWHPNPERRPTFSALVSRISSIFSSFSGEHYILLNSSYVNIDRLTPYPSIKSSQNDLNDQELCT, from the exons ATGAAACCTCACCTGTTGAatgctgttttctgtttaatcATCTTGTTGAGTTCGGTGCTGGAGAGTCAAGAACAATGCGAAGAAGCAATGAGGAATTCAGAGATGAACTTGACTGTGAAGTACGACCTCCCCACCTTTGTGGCAGATGCAGCTATACAAAATCTTGTTGTATTCAACAACCATGTGTATGTAGGAGCAGTAAACACAATGTATATGTTGACTAAAAACTTGGAAAAGCTCTCTGAGTACAAGACTGGACCTGAGTTGGAAAGCCCTGATTGTTCACCCTGTGAAGATTGTTCAAATAAAGTAAATTCCTCTGCAAGTGTTTGGAAAGATAACATTAATTTGGAGCTGCTTGTTGAAACATACTATGATGACGAACTCTTTAGCTGCGGCACAGGTAGCAGTGGTGTTTGCCATCGGTATGTTCTGCAAACAGACAACCCTGAAGATAGAGAAAGTGACAGGACATGTATGTACTCTCCTGGAACAGAAGAGGAGTCTCAAGGATGCCCAGACTGTATAGCAAGTCCTTCAGGGACTAAAGTTGTGAGCATTGTAAATAAAGGGTTTGTGAAATTTTTTGTAGGCAATACAGTCAGCCCCTCAGTTCCTCAACAACCTTTACACCATACATTATCTGTGAGACAAATGAAAGAAACTCAAGATGGATTCCGTTTTTTCTCTGACCAGTCTTACATGGATGTTATACCAGAACTAAGGGACAAGTATGACATTGAATATGTTCATGCATTCGAAAGTGATTCCTATGTTTACTTTATGACGGTACAGAAAGAATCGCACGATTCTCAGTCCTACCACACCAGAATCGTCCGGGTTTGCTCTTCTGACCCAGAGCTGCGGCGCTATGTGGAAATGCCGCTGGAATGCATTGTAACTGAAAAGCGAAGAAAGCGCTCAAAGCAGACGGAGGTTTTTAATGTTATACAGGCTGCGTACGTCAGTAAGCCCGGAGCAGCTCTTGCAGAGGAAATGGGTCTTTCTGTGGATGAGGATATATTATTTGGTGTCTTTGCACAAAGTAAACCAGATTCTCCTGAGCCCTCCAACAAGTCAGCTGTCTGTGCAATATCCATTAAAGCTGTTAATACATTCATCAATAGCATGATTCAAAACTGTTACACGAAGCATCCTTACCATTTCCTTGGATATGATAAGAAGTTCTGTTACAATCCG AGTTCATCAGATGAACTGTCATGCCGTGGAAAACATGGAGAAGGATACCGTCTCGAAGTAACAACAACCATGCAGCGCCTTGACCTTTTCCTGGGGCAGTTCAGAAATATGTTGCTGACCTCAATTACAGTCTTTGCTGAAGGGGAACTGACTGTTGCCAATCTAGGGACTTCCAAAGGCAGAGTAATGCAG gttgtGATTTCTCGCTCAAGAAAAAGAACTCCTCATGTTAATTTTCAGTTGGACACAGTGCCAGTCTCTCCTGAAGTGGCTCTTGTATCTGCTTCACAGCCGGATGGTTTTGCATTGTTCGTTACAGGAAACAAG ATTACCAGAGTTCCCTTGGCCGGACCAGGTTGTGATCACTTTAGGTCCTGCAGCTCGTGTTTGTTGGCCCCCCACTTCATGCGGTGTGGATGGTGCCATAACCAGTGTTCAAGAGCACAGGAGTGTGGGGCAGGGGCACAGGAAGCCTGCCCTCCTAGCATCTTCCAG TTTTCCCCATTAAGTGCCCCCTTAGATGGTGGAACAAAGCTGACAGTCTGTGGATGGGATTTTGGTTTCAATAAAACTGGAATATTTGACTCAAGTAAAATGAGCGTTGAAGTAGGTGGGTCTCTGTGCAAAATGGACACAAGAGCCAGCAACAGTAATAG TTTGGTATGTACACTTGGAGCAGTAAACAGAGCCCACATGAATACTGTAGCTAAAGTGTACAGTGGGGAACAAGCAACACAAAAAAGAGGGTTCTCATATGTG AAACCAACAATCAAAGAAATCTTTCCAATCTTTGGGCCTAAATCTGGAGGAACGATGCTAACTGTAAGAGGAGCATACTTAGATTGTGGAAATACAAGAGAAGTCACTATTGGAAAGGCTGTGTGCACCTTACAAAG TGTCTCGGATACCATGTTAAAGTGTACGACTCCAGCACAGACGACACCATCGAAATACCCTGTTAAATTGAAAATTGATTCGTCTGTGCTTGAAGTTGCCATTCCCTACACATACAACGAGGATCCCATTGTTTCTGACATCCAGCCGTCCAGATCTTTCATCAG TGGAGGAGGCACGGTTGCAGCACATGGAGTTAATTTGAACTTGGCGCATTTACCGCAGATGGTCATTGCTGTACCGCATGAAGGAAAGGAATTTCAAGTG gaATGCACTCCGGGAGACAATAAGCATATCATCCTCTGTACAACTCCCTCCCTGAAAGACTTGCAGCGTCACCCACCGATATTGACAAAAGTTTCCTTTGCCTTGGATGGATTTTCTTCAAGGCACTTTGATTTTGTGTACGTGGAGGATCCAAAgtttgaaatgtttgaaaaaccGAAAGTTAACTCTAAaggcaataaatatattttagaaataaag GTAAGTAATGTTGACTCTGAGGCTGTACAAGGTGAAGTGCTTAAAGTGAGCAACAGAAGCTGTGAAAATATCCGTCTGGTTGCAAACACAATAGTGTGCACCATTCCCACGGAGCTCTTGGAAGTCAATAATGAGGTACAAGTTGAG TGGAAGCAAGACGTTTCGTCAGTTGCGCTTGGAAAAGTAATGCTTGCCAAAGAACAAGAATACACAGGCCTTGTTGCAGGAGTGGTGTCTGTTACCATTTTAATTCTCCTGGTGTTCACAGCCTTCATGTGGATGAGGAAGAAGAAACAAGTTGAAG ATTTGGATGAAGCTATGGTTTGGTATGAAGGAAGAGCACATATTCCACACCTGGACATGCTGGCAAATGCAAGAAGTGTCAGTCCAACCAATGAAATGGTCTCCCATGAATCTGTGGATTACAGAACTACCTTGCTAGACG ATCAGGGCCAAAATCTGTCCCAGACTGAGTCATGCCGACACCCCCAGTACAGCCATTCAGGTTTGTCGGCTATACAGTCCAGTGGAGATACTGACCTGGCTTCTCCGCTGCTTCTGTCCAACGTTCACATCAATATCAACAGCCTGGACCCAGAGCTGCTCAAAGCAGTGCAGCACGTTGTTATTGCACGAGATGACCTAATTCTGCACGTCAATAAAGTGATAGGAAGAG GACACTTTGGCTGCGTTTTTCATGGAACACTTTTGGATAAAGACAGCATGAAAATTCACTGTGCAGTGAAATCCCTTAACA GGATTACAGACATCGAGGAGGTAGCACAGTTCCTAAAAGAAGGAATCATCATGAAAGATTTCAGCCATCCTAACGTCCTTTCTTTATTGGGCATCTGTCTTCCAAGTGAAGGCTCTCCACTAGTTGTTCTGCCATACATGAAACATGGAGATCTTAGAAACTTCATTAGGGACGAGGCTCAC AACCCAACAGTGAAAGATCTCATAGGGTTTGGGCTACAGGTAGCAAAAGGAATGGAATATCTAGCCAGCAAAAAGTTTGTCCATAGAGATCTAGCTGCCAGGAACTGCAT GTTGGATGAAAAATACACTGTTAAAGTGGCTGATTTTGGTCTTGCGAGGGATGTCTATGATAAGGAATATTACAGCGTGCACAATAAAAACGGAGTCAAATTGCCTGTGAAGTGGATGGCACTGGAGAGCTTACAGATACACAAATTTACTACAAAATCTGATGTG TGGTCTTTTGGAGTTTTGCTATGGGAGCTGATGACAAGAGGGGCCCCACCTTACTCAGATGTCAATTCTTTTGAAATTACTGTATTTCTGCTGCAAGGAAGGCGCCTTCTTCAGCCAGAATTCTGCCCTGACTCACT atacaATGTGATGATTGAATGCTGGCATCCTAATCCAGAACGGCGGCCGACATTCTCAGCACTAGTTTCCAGAATATCTTCTATCTTCTCCAGTTTTAGTGGGGAACACTACATCCTTTTAAATAGCAGCTATGTTAACATTGATAGACTTACTCCATACCCTTCTATTAAGTCATCCCAGAATGATCTAAATGACCAAGAACTGTGCACATGA